From Caretta caretta isolate rCarCar2 chromosome 9, rCarCar1.hap1, whole genome shotgun sequence, one genomic window encodes:
- the DYNLT2B gene encoding dynein light chain Tctex-type protein 2B isoform X2, with amino-acid sequence MGEPLGQPSLENSYSLRPAFQHKFRSSAVKECIHAILKENLANVQYNPEETPGLTQSLSETIKDRLKAEGFHRYKMVVQVVIGEQRGEGVNLPPQVAVLMAYPNSFV; translated from the exons ATGGGGGAGCCGCTGGGCCAGCCGAGCCTCGAGAACTCGTACAGCCTGCGGCCGGCCTTCCAGCACAA ATTCCGATCTTCTGCAGTAAAAGAGTGCATCCATGCGATACTGAAAGAGAATCTAGCCAATGTGCAATACAACCCAGAGGAAACGCCGGGGCTCACACAGTCCTTATCAGAGACAATTAAAGATAGACTGAAAG CAGAGGGATTTCACCGATATAAAATGGTGGTGCAGGTTGTGATTGGAGAACAGAGAGGTGAAGGAGTGAA TTTACCCCCCCAGGTTGCCGTGTTAATGGCTTATCCCAATTCATTTGTTTAG
- the DYNLT2B gene encoding dynein light chain Tctex-type protein 2B isoform X1, producing MGEPLGQPSLENSYSLRPAFQHKFRSSAVKECIHAILKENLANVQYNPEETPGLTQSLSETIKDRLKAEGFHRYKMVVQVVIGEQRGEGVNMAARCFWDADTDNYAQDVFINDSLFCVVAAFGCFYY from the exons ATGGGGGAGCCGCTGGGCCAGCCGAGCCTCGAGAACTCGTACAGCCTGCGGCCGGCCTTCCAGCACAA ATTCCGATCTTCTGCAGTAAAAGAGTGCATCCATGCGATACTGAAAGAGAATCTAGCCAATGTGCAATACAACCCAGAGGAAACGCCGGGGCTCACACAGTCCTTATCAGAGACAATTAAAGATAGACTGAAAG CAGAGGGATTTCACCGATATAAAATGGTGGTGCAGGTTGTGATTGGAGAACAGAGAGGTGAAGGAGTGAA CATGGCTGCGCGGTGTTTCTGGGATGCTGACACTGACAACTATGCCCAGGATGTTTTTATTAAT GACAGTCTGTTCTGCGTGGTagctgcatttggctgtttctatTACTGA